One genomic segment of Bremerella alba includes these proteins:
- a CDS encoding MBL fold metallo-hydrolase, whose protein sequence is MNVLSRLLSGSSSQTQKQRVSSMSDAYRFQIGEIRATVVSDGQMLVPVAPIYSAFAAKSEVSAALVASGLDSEIVELELNLLVLEFNSRKILIDTGCGRLAFYGDNGHGLARLKSAGISPDEITDVILTHLHPDHVGGIGDVQPQRLHFPNARHYVSEIEAAYWNSEHPDMSRQGLNEEGKQVFRDVAHQALSLLGDRAMRVKDGQRICECIEVISAPGHTPGHIILRIGSGHDQLIHLGDTIHHPAIQMAHPNWSSEVDSDPTLAEQTRRQVLSSVSSEQSLAVAYHARYPGLGRVTTMNEGFVWLPVDKGAITQW, encoded by the coding sequence ATGAATGTTCTCTCGCGTCTACTTTCCGGTTCCAGCAGCCAGACACAGAAGCAACGTGTAAGCAGTATGTCCGATGCATATCGCTTCCAAATAGGCGAAATACGAGCAACTGTTGTCAGCGATGGTCAGATGCTGGTTCCCGTGGCGCCAATTTACAGTGCCTTTGCTGCAAAATCGGAGGTCAGTGCCGCTCTGGTCGCATCTGGTTTGGATTCAGAGATCGTAGAATTGGAACTTAACCTCTTGGTTTTAGAGTTCAACTCACGAAAGATTTTGATTGACACCGGGTGCGGAAGGCTCGCATTCTACGGAGACAACGGACACGGTTTGGCGCGATTGAAGTCAGCTGGCATTTCTCCCGACGAGATCACCGATGTGATTTTAACGCATCTTCACCCCGATCATGTTGGTGGGATTGGAGATGTACAACCGCAGAGGTTGCACTTTCCGAACGCTCGGCACTACGTGAGTGAAATCGAGGCTGCCTACTGGAACTCCGAACACCCGGACATGTCCAGACAGGGGCTGAACGAGGAGGGCAAGCAAGTGTTTCGTGACGTGGCACATCAAGCACTATCGTTGCTTGGCGATCGAGCCATGCGCGTAAAAGATGGACAACGGATTTGTGAGTGTATCGAAGTTATCTCGGCTCCTGGGCACACGCCTGGTCACATTATTCTGCGCATTGGTTCTGGGCATGACCAACTGATTCATTTAGGGGATACGATTCACCATCCGGCGATTCAAATGGCCCATCCCAACTGGAGCAGCGAAGTGGACAGCGACCCAACGCTTGCTGAACAGACCCGAAGGCAGGTGCTGTCGAGTGTTTCCAGTGAACAGTCGCTAGCGGTCGCTTATCATGCGAGATATCCAGGGCTAGGAAGAGTGACAACAATGAACGAGGGATTTGTTTGGCTGCCCGTCGACAAAGGAGCGATCACTCAATGGTAG
- a CDS encoding FAD-dependent oxidoreductase has protein sequence MVNQRYRNVIIGSGEAGKYLAWHFAQAGESTVVIEKGALGGACPNVACLPSKNVIHSAKIKAIVDHGQRAL, from the coding sequence ATGGTCAATCAACGATATCGAAATGTGATCATCGGCAGTGGAGAAGCGGGCAAGTATCTGGCTTGGCACTTCGCACAAGCAGGTGAGTCAACGGTCGTGATCGAAAAGGGGGCGTTAGGTGGTGCGTGCCCAAATGTTGCCTGCCTACCCAGCAAGAACGTTATACATTCCGCCAAGATCAAAGCGATTGTCGACCACGGCCAGCGCGCACTTTAG
- a CDS encoding zinc-binding alcohol dehydrogenase family protein — MKAVGLKRYLLNDDPEFLLDLTLESPSPKGCQLLVAVQAISVNPVDTKVRAPKDKVEASSKILGWDAAGIVLEVGPDVTLFKPGDEVFYAGDITRPGSNSEFQLVDERIVGHKPKSLTFAEAAALPLTAITAYEAIFDRLQFDVWGKHKGQTLLIVGAAGGVGSIGIQLAKIAGLTVIGTASRRESAEWITSLGANHVINHFEPMRQQIESLGHKYVDAVALFNDTDRHWNTAVDLVRPQGKVLSIVENRGPLDQDLLKQKSATFIWEFMFTRSMFQTPDMVQQHELLNQVANWIDQGIVRGTSREVISPINAENLRRAHRTIEQGRSIGKLVLEGWS, encoded by the coding sequence ATGAAAGCCGTTGGATTAAAACGCTACCTGCTCAATGACGACCCAGAATTTTTGCTGGACCTGACCTTAGAATCGCCGAGTCCCAAGGGCTGCCAATTGTTAGTCGCCGTTCAAGCGATCTCGGTCAATCCGGTCGATACGAAAGTTCGCGCCCCCAAGGATAAAGTCGAAGCAAGCTCCAAGATATTGGGCTGGGATGCGGCCGGCATCGTCCTCGAGGTTGGCCCCGATGTCACCCTGTTCAAACCAGGCGACGAAGTGTTCTACGCAGGTGACATTACTCGTCCCGGCAGCAATTCCGAGTTTCAACTCGTTGACGAGCGAATCGTAGGACACAAGCCGAAGTCACTCACATTTGCCGAAGCGGCGGCGCTCCCACTCACGGCGATTACAGCCTACGAAGCAATTTTCGATCGACTTCAGTTCGATGTGTGGGGAAAGCACAAGGGACAAACGCTTCTGATCGTAGGAGCCGCGGGCGGAGTCGGTTCCATCGGAATTCAACTCGCTAAGATTGCCGGTTTAACGGTGATCGGAACTGCGTCCCGGCGTGAGTCTGCCGAGTGGATTACGAGTCTCGGGGCAAACCATGTCATCAATCACTTTGAGCCAATGCGCCAACAAATCGAATCGCTTGGGCACAAGTATGTCGATGCCGTGGCCTTATTCAACGACACCGATCGTCATTGGAACACGGCCGTCGATCTTGTTCGTCCCCAAGGCAAAGTTCTCTCCATAGTGGAAAATCGGGGGCCGTTAGACCAAGACCTTCTTAAGCAAAAGTCGGCAACGTTCATTTGGGAATTCATGTTCACACGCTCCATGTTTCAGACGCCTGACATGGTTCAACAGCATGAACTCCTCAACCAGGTGGCCAACTGGATCGACCAGGGTATCGTTCGCGGAACAAGTCGCGAAGTTATCTCGCCAATCAACGCCGAGAACCTGCGGAGAGCTCACCGCACAATCGAACAGGGGCGGTCCATCGGCAAGCTGGTACTGGAAGGCTGGTCGTGA